The Vigna radiata var. radiata cultivar VC1973A chromosome 6, Vradiata_ver6, whole genome shotgun sequence DNA segment GCTGAATTAAATCTTTCGAAGTTATGGGTTTCAAATTTGTCCAAACCCTCGTACGGATCGGTTCTCATCCCTGCAGTTTGATGTTGTTTGTTGCTGCAGGACTTCATTTATGCGTGTTTATCTTTAGCAACTGCGATGCTTCCAATCCCAATCAACAATTTCACTGTTTCCACCGTTCACAGTGAGAGGGAGTATGTTTCCAAGACACTGCAAGCCAAGTATGGTAGTCCCTGTAGTTTGTAACTTTCAgtcactacaggccccatcaccCATCCATCTCAGAGATGGGGATTCAGTCCTTGCAGTTTCCAAGACACTGCAAGCCAAGTATGGTAGTTCAAGCCACATAAGTATGGTAGTCCCTGTAGATTTGTAGCTTTCAGCCACTACAAGCCCCATCACCTATCAGTCTCAAAGATGGCAGTCCCTGCAGTTTGTCGCATTTAGCCACCGCAAgtcccatccttacttgatgagGAATTTCGTCCTTGCATTTTGTCATTGTCTACCACTACTTTTCGTCATTGTCTACCACTACTCTCTGTCGTCCACTTTTGAAGTTGAAGTTTCACAAGCTGCTGTTAGTTGATAATTAACATGTGATAACACACTACCTCACACTCTTGAAGAAAAATCATTTGTTTCAAAATCAAGTTTATCTATTCCAAGCTTGattcatacaatttgtatgctccagcttgagggggtgTTAGAATTATTGGTTAATGTGTGTGAGTTGTGTGTGAACTGTGTGTATCTTAATGGtagaataattactaagtcTACCTATGTTAGGATAGTCAATAAGACTAAAGTAGGGAGTAGTATGTTGGGTTATCTATAATCATTGTACCTAGTAGTTTAGGACTGGTCCTTGACCTTCCATCTCCCTATTGTATCATCTCTTTATCAATATAAGTATTAGAACATGAGGAGGGTCTATTAAgccctttagaaatatatttctctcttttaatctcaacattatcattttaaaaattggtaatcttcaattcctatcaattaaataattttttatatgtcatATCagtcaaatcttacactaattttgataaactttactttcaaatctactctcactcacttttaaattctcttaaaaaaatcGATCAATTCACtctcaaatcttctcaaattcatctattttctctatcatctagAAAGTAAACATAACCTAAAgaaataatatagaaatatgttaaatgttgttttttagccttttaaaaaattacattaagcTCTTAGTTAACAATTTATAGTACTAAGAATTATGTTGATCACAGTTTTAAAATGTATGTATTTTCTAGTTTAAGAActgtaataaactaaatttaattataattactgATATTAGTAAGGTGTTATCATATGGtgtataattattatatgaatgCTTAGAAAAATAGTACCATTACACCTATTTAAGCtcgaatttaaattttcattggCGAACTTGATCATTAGTAAAGCTAAATAGGTCAACTCTGTAAAAACTAGCTAAGGGTAAAAAATCGATCACTGATTCCCtatttttcttatgttaaaattcattttatttttattatcgtaactattttaataattatggatatgattaaataaactttaaaattatatacataaaaaattaaaaattaacgtAGAATATATAGGATTTATTTGTACATTTACATTTActtaatttgtattatacttataagtaaataatcattaatattaaattttttattaaataaaaaattgaataatcatttttctaaatatttatttttttaataaatcatatttcacaattttaattttttaactaatcatttcttcaaataattaattttccaaataattatttttaaattataatttgttttcttaataattatttattaatttaattagttttctaaataattattttcttaagtacttttttaaaatatcatttatcatACTTAACGTTCTAaacttgtaatattttataaaaaaaaaactacaattttactcaaaatatttatttttgtaaataattaattttcaatttaatattttttttattttaacatttaaaattctctttcttttatttttaaataaaaaaaatcaactcgGTTAAAAATTTAGTTTGCAGAGGAAACCGAATtctaaattgaaacattaaattgtattattttcacAACTATTTGGTATGATATGTTGTTGGAAAAAGTTAGCATGTGTTATTTCgaaaaagaattcaaaagaataattaatttttatggtTAAACTAAAACgacaaataattaattctatGATATAGGtataattgtatatattatctAAACACATGATATGTTTCATCGAAGtaatacaagaaaaagaaaatggaaaagtgaTTGTATAGTTTGTTTGTTTCCTTTGAGgtttaacatttcttttatctttttctttcccttgTAATTCCTTCCTCTTCCGAAGAAATTTCAGTGAAATGTTCCTCAAACCTATTTACACTATGCATTCCAGATGTAGGACTCGTGCTTCTAAGGACACCCTACCCTACTTTGGAACATTCACCCTTACTAACCAAGCACTCTCATCATGGGGGTGTGGGTAGCACCATCCCTCCAAAACCATCTTCAGAATCATATTCACCATATCATATCACACTTTGAATGTATATAAATGTTCCTATTAACTATTGCAAATACAAGATCAATTACgttattatgtttaataaataattaatcgTAAAGTTAATCActactttatctttttctaaCACAAATTCTatactattaaaaattataaaataatatatatatatatatatatatatatatatatatatatgactcaAAATATAATGGTTATGAGGAATTTCAACTTTCTATAATTCTgacttataatattatttcttatgatCATTAtacttagataaaaaaaaaaataagttaaatattaaattaaatatataattgcaatctatatcaataattataaaaattatatcatacattcaaatttaatgtataaaatcaTGACTTAATTACATATATAGTATTTTAAGAGGAAGTCAAAATGTATGAAGTTTTTCAGGCTTTTTAAAAGtgtaaacttttatttatgtttagtttGTAAGTATATCACTTATATTTTGGAGCATGCAGTTAGGAGGGAGGATTTTAAGAGGATTTGGTTGGAAAGTGATTCTTTTTTAGTTTGTCATAGCTTTTTATATCAATGAAAGATTGATTGAAAGGACagtagatgtaggcattgaggtcgaaccggTATAAACCTTAGTGTGGTTCTCTCTATCctttatctctttcatttctttacGTTCTTTATGTGCTTgtatttcaagaaagatttaaacattttgaaaagaatttcaaaagaacaatttttattaagaaaaaccaattcaaccccccccccctcttggttgaGAAATAAAGCCTATCTTTTTCTACAACAATCTCAAATGAACATATTCATATTCAACTTCAAACTTCATTCAAAAAAACGTCAAACTTCATACACAATAACATTGTCATATAACCAAGGTTGTAAATGTTTGTTCTTTAGTGAGTTATTAAAGTCCCACCTAGAGTAATATGAAGAAATGAGCATAAGagaaatattactaaaatactAACACAAAAAAAGTCTATAAGGTCATTATTGCAACGTTTGTCTAAGAAAAATCCAACGTAAAAAATAATCAGTGacctttttataaataaaatgacaagTGTTCCTCactaaataaacatatattggTGATTTGACGTCGGTCATCGTTGCATCCGACATCTAAGGACATTGGTCCTCCACTTATCTAACGTCAAAtggttttaaaacattaaaaaacctAATGCGAAGGCCACTTACCTGCACTGCTTCTTCGCACTTTCTCTTCCTAAGTGAAACAACATATGTCTCAGCATGTGTAACGATGACCaaagttgagttttttttttactcaaattCATGTTTCTATGTTGTCTTGGTTAtgatttttgttagttttgatcGATGGTTTTTTTGTAGGGAATGAGTTTTGAACCTCTTATATTGGTGGCGAGTTATCCAATCCCCATCGCCGATGAGACTCCTCCTCCACTATTCAACAACAGTTTCAAGAACACATCCTCCATCTTTGTGAGTTTCAAGAACACATCCTCCATCTTTATGAGTCCAAGCTTGTATACAAGGTTAGTTTAGTTTATGGCTTGCATTTCATTTTGATTCTCATTGTTTAATTTATCTtaaccaaatatttttattgagtcGAGAGTTTGTGTTAAAATGTTTAGtattaaatattagttatatcttagttttaatatgaatattaaattttattagtttttatcttAGTAGGTGcatcataatttatattatgatttattaggtgttgaatattaaatttaattattagtttttattaattatctaattaattttaaatttattagatgTTGAAggtttatataatttagatttattaGATGTGTTGGAAGAATTTATAAGTTAACTTCATTTTAGATAAAATACTTAGTGAACCTTATTTTCCATGTGAGATTTAATAcaaatgattaaacttttaattgtttgtattaAATCTTGAGTTGTCTCATTTGAtagtttggaaaaaaaatcataatttactATAATGTATACATTGaagtttatgtataaatttaataatattttgattgaaACCATTTTGTGTTGTTCTCCATATGTATACTTGATTGTGGTAATGAGTGATTACTTTCATTTTGTGTACTTCTGACTAATGTGAAATATTGtctaactttaatcaaatttatgatgttaGACTTCTTCATATATGGGTTAACAACTAATAGTCATTATTCCACGATAATGCACGGTTGTTTGGTTTTGTTCCCTGCATAAGAAGATGAAACTTGATTTGAAATCCATGTTACGAACTTATCATATCATCTGCTTATTAATACTAACTTatgtttctaatttaattagAGGTTGTGGATAAGTCCAAAGCACaataaattttgattcattcaaagtgtgaaattattatttccaagttacaaaataaagccaaaattagcaaatttcaaaaaaatttgtttacacACCTAGTTTTTACATATACACTCCCTTTTTTAGAAATTGAGccataaaattaacttttactattacacctttttattttcctattttcacCTCTCTTtccattcataaaattatattaaccaTATCATGCCATATGGCAGTCCTCTTCATAAACATTTTTCCAACCACATGTTGCCACATGGTAACATcctaaaacacaaaacaaaccAACTAGATGTTCTCATGTCATCATATTCAACCTCTTACCAACCAAAAACCCTAGCTACTAAATCATGACCATTGTTGGCCACGCCTCCATCATCTTTAACATCGCATCCTCCATCGCGCCATCATTCTCCTTCACCAAAATAAATATGCTTCTTCTCCACCATGAGCAACATGTAGAACAAAACCAGACCAAGCAACGCCTTCAACCACCACAACGAAACATAATCTAAGCCATCAAACCCTTAAATTGGAGCATCAATATGTTCTTCAACTATTGAACCATAGTTTGTGACGCAACCATGGTGAGTCACCTTGCCTGGAAACATACTAGCAATAGTAGCGAAAACCAccacaacagaatcaatcaccATAAGAGCAGGGATGTTCCTCCATCTTCAAACAACCCACACATCAACACTTTTCGTGACCATAGTACCAGTGTGAGCCTCTACCATTGAACCGTcaaatcacaatcacaaaaacCTTATTTTTGAGTGAATAGGGGACTACCACATGGTAGTCCCTCATTGGACAGTCAAGTCTGGTCAAATGTTAAATGGACAAAAGAAGAAGGGTTGAATTGGAACTTTAGGAAACATTTTGTTGTAGATAATTTATTAGATGCGTGTTTtacaaaataactaatttagttatatatgaaaatatcaattgagaatatttctaaatattttaaaaaactaatcaaatctattaattatttaggAGATATTACATTAAATTTCAGCAACCGAGAAGTCATAATCTAAGCCTAATCAAAGACCAAAGGAAAGCTGAAGGAGGCATCGACAACTCTGGGCAGCTATTATCCACTACATCTCTCACCTCCTTTCCAccctttttcttacttttattttcattcattatgTATTTCACCCTATCCATTGAGATCTAAGGTTTTAGAGTTGGTTCGactgtaatttcattatagaTTCTaagattaagttaaaataatatctttgttcttttaattattattttgggtTATCTTTCATTTATGTCTTTTATCTATCAATCCCGTAAAAAGTAATGACTTTTACATCATAATTAATTAGCAAGGTGATTTAATCTGTATGTATGTTAATCATATGAGTCTAaaggatttttattttgattaagaatatactttaattaaagttaggaacttttatattattgaatttttgctaccaattgaaaatgtattttgattACTGGTAAAAACTTTAATAACAATTAGTGaaaaatgtactttaattaattaatttttaacttactTAGGAGATAAAAAATagatatgattaaatataatagGATTTAATTGAAgatgtactttggttaaatttattatcaataatctaaaatactttcttttaattgagaatctagtgtgattaaatgaaaaactataatcaattgaacaataatatgTGGATAAGTAATGATGATagatctattttaaaaattcattagaattaacccattttattataattattttaaattcaatattaagTTCAAgttcaatattaaatatatatatatataaacccaaATTCTAACACTTTTGagaaaagattatatatatttcagaaaattaaactaaaaggtatagaaacacaagaaaaaaaaaagaaataatcaagaaaaaaaataacaatacataagattttacctttttaatataatgcatgatataaaaagaaagttgtggtctttttatgagattttatagtacgtgaaatattatttttttattaaatataatgaatatatttttattattaaaaataagaaattaattttaaaaattattaataacaaagATAAATGTAGTATGTCAATAGTATTGTTTTAAAAGTTGaatcaaataaattgaattacttattttgttgattaattaagtttatattaGATAAGGACATTAAGAAGTAAAATAGTTACGTTTGATATTGCCATAGTTAACAGTGATGATGACTTTGTATCACAGAAGTTTGTGCGTGCGTGCGTGCATGTTGGAAGCTTTgcctattatttttattttaaaaatgacaaGAATTCCGGAAAAATAGGAAAACAAAAAGGTATAAGAATTACACCAGCATGTGGGAACTTTGAAAAACAAGTGTGTTCATTTCAACAACATTGTTTAACATAACTGAAAATGACTAATAACTTACACCTAATTAATGCAACTTCCTcagtatttcttttattaatttttttataattatgaaaatttttaaaatagctTTTAGTATATTAGTATGACTTTAATATATTAGTGCATAACATCCTTTTCCATCCCTTGAagttggaaaaattatttttataaataaattaatgtggCGTGTTTATTATATAGATTGGACTAACATTAGATATATTATTAGtgtgatattatttattaatttctacTTCAACTATTTATCTTATAGCCAATTTATTAAGTGAATTACATgctttaattattaatcaatgTATTATATagcaataattaataataatcatgaaACAAAAGGACCTTTCACATCCTATCATTCTACTTCCTCCTCATTCCCTGTAGGGTTCataatacaacaaaaaaaatggtactaaataatctattttatgcctaatttatataaaataaaaaaaaatatataacatatacaTGTTAGATAAACttttgtaacaatttttttaataatgtgaaGAGTTCACATGTTTTCACATTGGATTGTCTTTATTGTTAACTAATTTAATGCCAATAAAGATATAGACAATTTCCTAAaacgtttttatttttattttttgtaatgaaagatagagaaatcaaggtatatttatatatatatatatatatatatatatatatatattcaaaatattttttctatattaattttattatgtgtgTAATTTTATAGTGCTTGGAGgaattttcatcaaaattaattcgttgataagaaaaattatactatattcTATTTCTAACTATCTAAcatcaattttttgataaaaaattaattagaaaatcataataaaaattttcataatgttTGTTATTCTGTTACTAATAAATTAATGACAAAATTGCAATATATtcaatttctaaatatataacatcattaacaattatttttttgttattaacatATAAGAAAACTTTCCGTAAAAGACATTGTTTCCTTCATTCCTTaccaatgttttttattttattatagagtTTAAACTTAATGCCTTGTGatctcttcatgaataattattaatcaaacagttataACTATGTCGAATATCTATTCACCAAGGGTATCACAGCATTAGGcctgtgatatatatatatatatatatatatatatatatatatatatatatatatatatatatttttttttttttttttttgtttggttaattttgaAGAATTACATGACTTTGGTTACATTATTGTTCATTATTGATTATCCTGTATTGttgtaaattttcatattttgattgttatacaagaaaaaaaattaaaattgaaatattttcttaaaatttatctatGTATTGATAATCTTTTGGTTAAATATaccaatataataattaagttttaaaatttaatactgATTATATGTGGATACTATTTTCTtaggttttttaaatttaatataaaaattaatctaatgttaattttgtattaaatctTTGACGGTCTTATTtcataagaatttttttataatagaaatataatttgaaaaactaatatGATTTGTGTTATAGGGTGTAATGGGTAGGATGTGATGATGTAATTACAAAAGTAGTAAAATGAATGATATTGAATGGATGATAGATTTGAGTAGGTCTAGAGAAGTGGTACAATGTATGGATGGCTAGATTTCGTTGGGAGTGATTTAGGTTATATAAAAGGTGATATAGGTGATTCCGAAAGGTCACataaagttaattataattttacactTTCTACAGCCTGCTTAATTACTACCTATAACTAGCCTTAACTTTTATTTCTattgcttaaaaaaaaattaggagaTTCCATTATGTGAGGGTAAATGCGTCACAGAACAATCAATTAATTACTGGCTAACAACTCACCTAGCTAATTAAACACTCTCTTTTCACCTTCCTCTCTTATTCACACCTTCTTTTTAAATtccatttatgtttttaattaacatttattcttattcaattatttttaatttttatttttgttcaaattgaaaataacaaCACTCCCTCACTTCCCATTtctgttctcttctctctttctatctGTGCTCTCTATCATTCCCACTCCTTTTTTTCCAAACAccacaaaaagagaaaacaaaagccaaacagaggagagagagagagagagagagattgaaTTCTTGAGAGAGAGACTCACCGCCGGCGCAACTTCTCACTGAAGTAATAATGCACAGGCTACTCTCCTTCTGAGCATCGCACGCGCCGCAGTAGAAATGCACTGATTCAGGAGCTGTTGCAGTGAACGGAAAAGCCACACAGTCGCCCACCGCAGAGTTAGAAGAGAATGCGTGAAGGGCTTGCGTGTGACGTTGCCGGCGTGGCGTCGTCTCCGGCACCACCGGTGGTTGTGACGGGACGGAGCCGTTCGCAGGGATTTCCACGGCGAGTGACGCCCGCGGCGCTGCCTCTGGCGCCGTTTTCTGGATCGGCGGTTGAGCGTGTTCTTCCTAACGGCGACTTCTACGCCGGGAGCTTCTCCGGCAACGTTCCTCACGGATCGGGGAAGTACCTGTGGACTGACGGGTGCATGTACGAGGGTGAGTGGAAGCGGGGAAAGGCCTCCGGCAAGGGGAAATTCTCGTGGCCCTCGGGCGCGACCTATGAGGGCCAGTTCAAATCGGGTAGAATGGAAGGGTTTGGAACCTTTGTCGGATCCGACGGCGACACCTACCGTGGGTCGTGGATCTCCGACCGGAAACACGGGTTTGGACAGAAGCGCTACGCGAACGGGGACTTGTACGAAGGGTGTTGGAAGCGCAACGTGCAGGACGGTCACGGACGTTACGTCTGGAAGAACGGGAACGAGTACGTCGGGGAATGGAAGAACGGCGTGATTAACGGCAAGGGTGCTCTGGTGTGGGCCAACGGGAATCGTTACGAGGGGCAGTGGGAGAACGGGGTCCCCAAGGGTCACGGCGTTATGAAGATTCAGCATCGTTTGCTCTGGGGCGAGAATTTCAGCGTGAAGCGTTTCTCCGTTGACGGAAGAGGGAGCGTAAATAATGACAAGAGTTTTCCCAGGATTTGCATCTGGGAGTCGGAGGGTGAAGCGGGAGACATCACGTGCGATATTATCGATAATGTGGAAGCGTCCATGTTTTACCGTGACGGAACGACGTCGGATTCTGAAGATTTGAGAAGGAACCCTTGTTGTTTCGCCAGCGAAGTGAAGAGACCCGGGGAAACAATTTCGAAAGGTCATAAGAATTATGACTTGATGCTTAATCTGCAATTGGGGATAAGGTGACAGAAGCGCTTCGGTTCTTTTTGTTTCACGTGTTACTGCGAATTTGccatttttttgtgtttaacattaaatttaatcagGTACTCTGTTGGGAAGGAGGGTTCCACTTTGCGGGAGCTTAAACAGAGTGATTTTGATCCGAAGGAGAAGTTCTGGACTAGGTTTCCCTCCGAGGGATCCAAGATTACGCCGCCGCATCAGTCCGCCGAGTTTAGATGGAAGGATTACTGTCCGGTGGTTTTTAGGTGTGTAGAATCTTTGGAGGGTGTGGTGTGTGTTGCGTGTTTTGGGGTGTTTCTGTTTTTAGTTGACTGAGTTTCGGTTTGGATTTTGTAGGCATTTGAGAAAGCTGTTTCAGGTCGATCCTGCTGATTACATGTTGGCTATATGTGGGGATGATGCTCTTCGGGAGCTTTCTTCTCCTGGGAAAAGTGGAAGCATCTTCTACTTGACCCAGGATGATAGATTCATGATAAAGACGGTGAAGAAATCTGAAGTCAAGGTTAGATACATGCGTTCTAAAGCTTGTAGTGTTGTGTTTTGTTAAATTCTGTGATGAAATTTTGAGAGTGTGAAACTCCCCATGGCCAAATGGGTaggtttctttgtttttcctcCTTCGGGGTATATGGGGTGGTAGTATTTTTTGTGAGTCAGTCAACTTGGGGTTTTGGGGAAGGGGGGCCTGTTTTATTGGTTTGGTCATTGATGTTTTATGATTGAGCATGAATTCTTACCTTTAATTATACTGGGAATATTTTGCTTGGTACTTGCATAGACTGATGCTTGATTCCGGTGTTCAACTTTTAGGTGCTTCTTCGGATGCTTCGAAGTTATTATCAACATGTTTCTCGATATGAGAATTCACTTGTGACAAAATTCTATGGGGTGCACTGTGTTAAGCCGATTGGAGGCCAGAAGGTATAGATTGGTAGATGTGTTCTAGCTGTCTGGAGGGGTTGCCTCATCTTCAGTACTTgactttttattgtttgttgaaaaTCAGATCCGGTTCATTGTGATGGGCAATCTTTTTTGTTCCGAATATCCAATTCATAGACGATTTGACTTGAAAGGATCTTCACATGGGCGCACCACAGATAAACCTAAGGAGGACATTGATGAAACGACCACCCTCAAAGACCTTGATCTCAACTTTGCGTTTCGTGTACAAAGAAATTGGTTTCAGGAACTCATCAAGTAAGTTACTGTGCTTGTTCGTCCTattctatgtatatatatatacacttttaaGGGGTTGAACAAGATAATTATGTGCTGACGTAGTCCTCTCAATGTGTTCAGACAAATTGAGCTGGACTGTGAGTTCTTGGAAGCCGAGAAAATTATGGATTACAGTCTTCTAGTTGGCATTCATTTTCGTGATGATAATACGTGTGACAAAATGGGGCTTTCACCTTTTCTCCTGCGCACTGGTATCTATCCTTCATCCACTTGAGTGCATATAGACAAGACTTGTGtgttacaaaaattttaaattcatctgTTTTCCCCCTTCAGGCAATAGGGATACTTATCAGAATGAGAAGTTCATGCGTGGTTATCGCTTTCTTGAAGCAGAGCTACAAGATAGAGATAGAGTTAAATCTGGAAGGTAAGGTGTACTATGTTCTAGTTCATCACTATTAATGTGGGTGgattttttcagtttttaatttataagaagATTGCATTGTTATAAAATCTGCTTCCATTGTTAAATTGGATTGGCATGTTCCCGGAATCATTTGGAATATAGCTATGCTAAAATATGGATTGTTTCTTTTGGAGATGGATTGGTGCTTGGGCAAAATTGGTCCTACTGTTATAGAGTGAAAACAATAGATAGATATGTATCATGTTACCACTTGAAAGCATCGCAAACTGAGATGTTTGTGACCTGTACGCCCTTGCAAGTTGCAATCTTAGGTTATAACTCTGTTCGcattaatgttttataatttcttctttttaattgatatttttcatgATAATAATTGAAAGTAGTTTGCATTATTTTAGCAAGTCAGTGGGCATATAGTATTGCAGGCAATTGTTGTTAGTGGGGCTCATGTAGGCTGTGGTCCCAATTCATTAATTTGAATTggtatttctaatttattttttggccTGACAATAGATTCATCGAGTCAATTATGATCGTTTCAATACTTTCTCTGGATTCATGATTTTTCTGTATCTATCCTATTAGCTTATTGGAGCAGAAACGTAATTCCAACCTCTACTTGCTCAATGATTTAGTAAATTTCGagttattatttactattttgttaCATTCCTAGACCATTCAAGGTTGTTGGCTTTTATGTGAATGCATATTTTTTATGGTGTATATATTAAGTGGGATTCTTGTTTCAGGAAATCATTGATTAGGCTAGGAGCCAATATGCCTGCAAGAGCTGAGCGAGTGGCACGGAGGAGTGACTTCGATCAATACACCACTGTTGGAATCAGCCATTTGACCCCTTATAGTAGCGGGG contains these protein-coding regions:
- the LOC106764960 gene encoding phosphatidylinositol 4-phosphate 5-kinase 1; translation: MREGLACDVAGVASSPAPPVVVTGRSRSQGFPRRVTPAALPLAPFSGSAVERVLPNGDFYAGSFSGNVPHGSGKYLWTDGCMYEGEWKRGKASGKGKFSWPSGATYEGQFKSGRMEGFGTFVGSDGDTYRGSWISDRKHGFGQKRYANGDLYEGCWKRNVQDGHGRYVWKNGNEYVGEWKNGVINGKGALVWANGNRYEGQWENGVPKGHGVMKIQHRLLWGENFSVKRFSVDGRGSVNNDKSFPRICIWESEGEAGDITCDIIDNVEASMFYRDGTTSDSEDLRRNPCCFASEVKRPGETISKGHKNYDLMLNLQLGIRYSVGKEGSTLRELKQSDFDPKEKFWTRFPSEGSKITPPHQSAEFRWKDYCPVVFRHLRKLFQVDPADYMLAICGDDALRELSSPGKSGSIFYLTQDDRFMIKTVKKSEVKVLLRMLRSYYQHVSRYENSLVTKFYGVHCVKPIGGQKIRFIVMGNLFCSEYPIHRRFDLKGSSHGRTTDKPKEDIDETTTLKDLDLNFAFRVQRNWFQELIKQIELDCEFLEAEKIMDYSLLVGIHFRDDNTCDKMGLSPFLLRTGNRDTYQNEKFMRGYRFLEAELQDRDRVKSGRKSLIRLGANMPARAERVARRSDFDQYTTVGISHLTPYSSGETYDVILYFGIIDILQDYDISKKLEHAYKSLQVDPSSISAVDPKLYSKRFRDFVGRIFIEER